Proteins from a single region of Amblyomma americanum isolate KBUSLIRL-KWMA chromosome 10, ASM5285725v1, whole genome shotgun sequence:
- the LOC144106525 gene encoding uncharacterized protein LOC144106525, whose protein sequence is MKLVYALAILTALVALTTASGKGGKGKGSKKAQVIVLDSYPERRPVYDYPPPRQSYDYAPSYDYVEIPSKKMKQPKMKKQKVHFVERPSYDYYDYGNAYDDYDDYYVQPKVKKTKHVRRTYRQYREPVYYDQPKKAQPISEYPFFFL, encoded by the exons ATGAAGCTCGTCTACGCTTTGGCTATTCTGACAGCCCTGGTCGCGCTGACAACGGCAAGCGGCAAGGGGGGCA AAGGAAAAGGTTCCAAGAAGGCCCAAG TTATTGTGCTGGACTCGTACCCGGAGAGGCGGCCCGTCTACGACTACCCTCCTCCCAGGCAATCTTATGACTATGCACCAAGCTACG ACTACGTGGAGATTCCTTCAAAGAAGATGAAGC AACCCAAAATGAAGAAGCAGAAGG TGCACTTCGTGGAGAGACCGTCCTACGACTACTATGACTACGGAAATGCTTACGACGACTATG ATGACTACTACGTTCAGCCCAAGGTCAAGAAAA cCAAGCACGTGAGGAGAACCTACCGCCAATACCGGGAGCCTGTTTACTACGATCAGCCCAAGAAAG CCCAACCTATAAGTGAGTATCCATTCTTCTTCCTTTAA
- the LOC144108328 gene encoding uncharacterized protein LOC144108328, which yields MYKDRIQHVPVHHNVPYPVYVQPPPVNYHPPQPQKRVYHHPPKPVYNPLRKMNQPLFLKVALLARTKLPPIPNHTLKSIKIFTLPANTSSTWQRYEEAMALTISGDLRSVGKTDSASPCLPQLPAGLRSCILPVHFRSTMF from the exons ATGTATAAAGATCGCATCC aacaCGTGCCTGTTCACCACAATG tgccTTACCCCGTATACGTTC AGCCTCCTCCCGTAAACTACCACCCTCCAC AGCCGCAGAAGCGTGTTTACCATC ATCCTCCCAAGCCCGTTTACAATC CCCTACGGAAGATGAATCAACCTCTCTTCTTAAAGGTGGCACTTCTGGCTCGAACAAAACTTCCCCCGATACCCAACCACACACTCAAGTCAATAAAAATCTTTACT CTGCCCGCGAACACCTCGTCCACGTGGCAGCGCTACGAAGAGGCGATGGCACTGACTATCAGTGGCGACCTCCGTTCGGTAGGCAAAACAGATTCCGCcagcccgtgcctaccgcagctaccaGCGGGACTGCGCAGCTGCATCCTGCCCGTGCACTTTAGAAGCACCATGTTTTGA